The following coding sequences are from one Microtus ochrogaster isolate Prairie Vole_2 chromosome 14 unlocalized genomic scaffold, MicOch1.0 chr14_random_1, whole genome shotgun sequence window:
- the LOC101979709 gene encoding protein unc-45 homolog A-like, with the protein MFDALKEGVKKGFRGKEGAIIVDPARELKVLISNLLELLTEKGVSGQGRDNALTLLIKMVPRKSPKDPNNSLTLWVIDQGR; encoded by the exons ATGTTTGATGCCCTCAAGGAAGGTGTCAAGAAAGGCTTCCGAGGCAAAGAAGGTGCCATCATTGTGG ATCCTGCCCGGGAGCTGAAGGTCCTTATCAGTAACCTCCTGGAGCTGCTGACTGAGAAGGGAGTCTCGGGCCAAGGCCGAGACAATGCCCTGACCCTCCTAATTAAAATGGTACCCCGGAAGTCTCCGAAGGACCCCAACAATAGCCTCACACTCTGGGTCATTGATCAGGGTAGGTGA